A window of the Erpetoichthys calabaricus chromosome 10, fErpCal1.3, whole genome shotgun sequence genome harbors these coding sequences:
- the LOC114659378 gene encoding protein phosphatase 1 regulatory subunit 3D-like, with protein sequence MAKPGMRWLQPQQNQKTAELAIPRNLSYISGKYNNVQLAEGFGGSSGGHQPTAIQVRPPPRQEHSTVKPPQQGPQCETQLRTIMRRRAKSLPTSPERGRSLSKAGRRQKVRFADCLGLELEEVKIFKTGEDPSVPFHVLSRLMLSSELASGRYLEIPLPYLQTDFSQQPGDQNDFRERLMRQRVCLERVLCSELGISGSVRVINLSFEKEVIVRYSFTSWTSSSDVKGWWDSSGPVDGGPVGVEIDQFCFWIPVPSFVLQPGMSLEFAICYRVMGCEFWDNNDGKNYSLTCHSYKITVPKDCEGSLVHFM encoded by the coding sequence ATGGCTAAGCCTGGTATGAGATGGCTGCAGCCGCAGCAGAACCAGAAGACAGCTGAACTTGCAATTCCTCGGAATCTGAGTTATATCTCGGGGAAGTACAATAACGTGCAACTGGCAGAAGGATTTGGAGGAAGTAGTGGGGGGCATCAGCCAACTGCCATTCAGGTCCGACCACCTCCTCGGCAGGAGCACTCAACTGTGAAACCACCCCAGCAAGGACCTCAATGTGAGACTCAGCTTCGGACGATTATGAGGCGTAGGGCAAAATCTCTGCCCACCTCTCCAGAGAGAGGCAGGAGCCTTTCTAAGGCAGGCAGACGACAGAAAGTTCGGTTTGCAGATTGTCTTGGCTTGGAATTAGAAGAAGTAAAGATCTTCAAAACAGGGGAAGACCCTTCTGTTCCTTTTCATGTGCTTTCAAGGCTCATGCTTAGCTCTGAGCTAGCCTCAGGAAGATATTTGGAGATCCCACTTCCTTACCTACAGACAGATTTCTCCCAACAGCCAGGTGACCAGAATGATTTTAGGGAGAGACTAATGCGACAGAGGGTTTGTCTGGAGAGAGTCCTCTGCTCAGAACTGGGAATTTCAGGTTCTGTGCGTGTCATTAATCTCTCTTTTGAGAAAGAGGTCATTGTTCGATACTCCTTTACTTCTTGGACTAGCAGTTCAGATGTCAAAGGCTGGTGGGATTCCAGTGGTCCTGTAGATGGAGGTCCTGTGGGAGTAGAAATTGACCAGTTTTGCTTTTGGATACCTGTCCCTTCTTTTGTGTTGCAGCCTGGAATGTCCTTGGAGTTTGCAATATGCTACCGAGTCATGGGATGTGAGTTCTGGGACAATAATGATGGCAAAAACTACAGTTTGACCTGCCACAGCTATAAAATCACAGTGCCAAAAGATTGTGAGGGCAGTCTTGTACActtcatgtaa
- the fam217ba gene encoding protein FAM217B: MKEPKKGDKGNFVLSAGVIMGPSLLDRPAPALKKGFTKERNRSKVTAVNNTTSSSKKGKSNLNHRASKKPSAQSKNSVSRQIKDLSQGPERASQRRGCRLKPGNMSATENVPVEQGKKEEGPEELYLKQPVYCSSRASVVSEFLEMPKDKQESSDSSPGPSRKGSKMFLQLLPSTSEKHLAPELQVPSLETLRLYEEEEGEVDSASDLSDSERLPVPPSPCSPPELHLRAEVFDPNDLDSYPSNSRGLQGGYDYPDFLPSPFNTWSLRQLAVFLNTEGRQAPRPQPVGHLERYLERLLQLEWLQIQTVQAENSKSSTATTSTSRTRPHTAPPGYLSSPKTLRQCQRTFPIAFLSCLGSSSSAQLSQAACPYCRVRYPFCNGACRSYAYQRHSRFSLAQERSFATGTPQRRSSSETRTSMNRKAVSTFEAQKPGSSTAGSSHLSRMQSAGNIRCPPHSPTMMSPSKSQTASKNTSIEGLASKNGKGRSGDYAGACSKVRETSPLRRQGNERQKSLKQVTRLLEKEPSTNSVESPCNKVNGRVKHVQFLTK; this comes from the exons ATGAAGGAACCCAAAAAAGGGGATAAAGGCAACTTTGTGTTGTCAGCAGGGGTAATCATGGGACCCAGTCTTCTGGACCGTCCTGCACCAGCCTTGAAAAAAGGATTTACAAAGGAGCGAAACCGCAGTAAAGTCACTGCAGTCAACAACACTACATCAAG TTCTAAAAAGGGAAAAAGCAATTTGAATCATCGAGCCTCAAAGAAACCAAGTGCCCAGTCAAAGAACAGCGTGTCCCGTCAGATCAAGGATCTTTCACAAGGGCCAGAGCGA GCCTCCCAAAGGAGAGGGTGTCGGCTTAAACCTGGAAATATGTCTGCCACAGAAAATGTCCCAGTGGAGcagggaaaaaaagaaga GGGCCCTGAAGAGTTATATCTGAAACAACCAGTTTATTGTTCCTCAAGAGCATCTGTGGTATCTGAATTTCTTGAGATGCCCAAAGATAAACAAGAGAGCAGTGATTCTTCTCCAGGACCCAGTAGAAAGGGATCAAAGATGTTTCTTCAGTTGCTTCCTTCTACCTCTGAAAAGCATCTTGCACCAGAATTGCAGGTACCCAGCTTGGAGACACTAAGGCTGTATGAAGAAGAGGAAGGTGAAGTGGACAGTGCCAGTGACCTCTCTGACTCTGAGCGACTACCAGTGCCTCCTTCACCATGCTCCCCTCCAGAACTTCATCTGCGAGCAGAAGTTTTTGACCCTAATGACCTTGATTCATACCCTAGTAATTCTAGAGGCTTACAGGGCGGCTATGACTATCCTGATTTTCTACCTTCTCCTTTTAATACTTGGAGCCTGCGTCAACTGGCAGTCTTTCTAAACACAGAGGGGAGACAGGCCCCACGCCCACAGCCTGTAGGACACCTAGAAAGGTACTTAGAGCGACTTCTACAGCTAGAATGGCTTCAAATCCAGACTGTGCAAGCAGAGAACAGCAAATCATCTACTGCAACCACATCTACTAGTCGTACAAGGCCCCACACTGCCCCTCCTGGGTACCTCAGCTCACCTAAAACCCTACGGCAGTGCCAGCGTACCTTTCCAATAGCCTTTCTGTCCTGCTTAGGAAGCTCTTCTTCAGCACAGTTGTCCCAGGCAGCTTGTCCATATTGTCGTGTCCGCTACCCATTTTGTAATGGTGCCTGTCGATCGTACGCCTACCAGCGACACTCCCGTTTCAGCCTTGCCCAAGAGCGCAGTTTTGCTACAGGCACTCCTCAAAGAAGGAGCAGCAGTGAGACTAGAACCAGTATGAATCGGAAAGCTGTCAGTACATTTGAAGCACAGAAACCAGGGAGCTCCACTGCAGGGAGTAGTCATCTGAGTCGAATGCAGTCTGCTGGCAACATCAGATGCCCTCCACATTCACCAACAATGATGAGCCCTTCTAAGTCACAGACTGCATCAAAAAATACTAGCATTGAGGGTTTAGCCAGTAAGAATGGAAAGGGACGAAGTGGGGACTATGCAGGAGCCTGCAGTAAGGTAAGAGAAACAAGTCCATTGCGGAGGCAAGGAAATGAACGGCAAAAGTCTCTGaaacaagtcacccgtttgctgGAGAAAGAGCCTTCAACAAATTCAGTCGAGTCTCCATGTAACAAGGTCAATGGAAGGGTGAAGCATGTCCAGTTTCTCACTAAATGA